From the Paenibacillus tianjinensis genome, the window TGGCACTGGATGAACGTGAGCATGCAACAATCTATTTCCTCAAATGGTTCATTGATGAGCAGGTAGAGGAAGAGGCGCTGTTCAGCAATATTATTGCCAAGCTGAAACGCATTGAGACGGATAGCAACGCGTTCTATATGCTGGATGCGGAGTTTGCCGCCCGTTCATTCACACCGCCTGCTGAATAACCGCTTGTTTGGCTAATCATGAGTCAATCCATTGGAAGAACAGACACGGAGTTTATCCTGCGGGGATACGCTTCGTGTCTTTTATTTTGAACAGAAGTGCTGTTATTGAATTGAAGCCGGCAGTTTGATCCCCAGCAGTTTACCGCCATTACGGACAATTAGAATATTTCCGGTCTTCAGGGTGGACGCAAAATCACGCGAACCGGCATTTACAGTGAACAAAGGCTTATAGCTGATCAGGTCATAGGCATGGAACAGACCGTCAGACTGCCCAGTGTATATGGTTGAGCCGAAGATATCGAACTGAACCGTGGGATTTTCTCCTGGGGAGAGGCGCATTACCTGTCCATTGGCTAATTTGAGTGCAGCAAAAGATTGATCGCTATAATTGTAATACAACATCCGCTGTTGCAGTACTTTATCCAGCGGGGCGTCACTTTCGAGAATAGACTGCTGCCACACCTGCTCAGGTTTTCCGTCCGCCGTATAGTTCCAGAAGTCATAACGAGCAAACGTCTCCCCTCGGATAACATAGAGATTGTTACCATCCAGGAAAGCAGAGCCATAGGCACCTCCTGACCGGAATCCGATATCCGGATCTGCCTTTTCGGTCCAGCGGTACAGCCGCTCACCCTTGATTTGCCCGGTTTTTAAGCTGATAACTGAAACATGGATTTTGCGGTTGACCGGATCATCATCCAGCATCGCCAAATTCTTCTCGGAGTACAAAAGTCCATCCTTGATAGCCAAAGGCATGTAATGGCGGTATTGTTCCCACAGCTTTTTACCGGTTTGGGCATCGTAAGCAACAAGCGAGGAGAGGGATATGACACTCTCACCAATATATGCGCGCAATACCACGCCATCTGATTGAGCAAGCGAATCGGTGCCATAGTAACTGTAATTCTCATTAATCTTCCATTTTAGCTTGCCGCTCGTTGCATCGACCGCTGCAAGATAGACTCCCTGTGTGACGTACACGGTTTCGCCAATCCGCTGAATGCTGGAAGCATTGGGCAGTGCGAGATCCGCTGACCACAGCTTCTTACCGTTCTGATTTACGGCATACAGTGCGCCTTTTTGCGTTAAACCGTAAATATTCCCGCTGCTGTACGTGAAAAGCGGGGCCAGCCCATTGCCGTATTCCCATAATTTTTTGCCTGTGGCCGCCTTGAGTGCGATTAGCCTGTAGTTATTTTGGAGCGCAAATACGGTTCCATTCTCAGCCAGTGCGGTAAAGGCTTGCTTCGCTTGCGGATCCTTTACTGTCGCTGTTGTAAAGCTCCAGAGCGGTTTAATGACCGGTGCGGAAACTTTTGTATAGTAGGGATTTCCTGTGCTTACCTCAGCCGTTTCAGCAGAAGCATTGGGTACAAGCCAGCTCCCGGCAAGCGACAGCAAAATAGCGGCTGCGGCAGCAGCGGAGACTATTTTGCGGATTCGTGAATGTAACATCGGACATCTCTCCTTATAGAAAATGAATACATAGACGCTGCGGATAATCATCACACTTTATAGACTCCTATTTTCGAAAAAAGTTACATAATTTTACTGAAATGCAGTAGCCTGCCGGAATACTTCTTGTGAAATGTTGTTCAGAGGCAAACAATGTTGCGTCCGGCAAAACACTTCCGGCCCGCCAACTCTATTTGGCAGGGTTAACTATTACGCCATCCGGCAACACTGTTTCTCTAGACCCACCCGTTTGTCAGCGTGTAGTATAGAACAATACTATTCTTTGGAGGTTCTTTTTGTTGGAAAACTACAGCGACATCAAACAAAGTGAAAAAGGGGCCTGGCTCAGTCTAATTGCATATATCCTTTTATCAGCAATCAAACTGTTCATCGGGAATGTCTCGGGATCCCAGGCACTGTTAGCCGATGGTCTTAATAATAGTACTGATATTATTGCTTCTATAGCTATTCTAATCGGACTTAAGATATCCAGAAGACCCCCTGATTCCAATCACAGCTACGGGCATTTCAGAGCGGAGACAGTGGCCGCACTGATTGCTTCTTTTATCATGATTGCTGTAGGTATTCAAGTTCTGTACCAAGGTGTGAATAAGTTTATTCAGCCGGCGCTGGAAACGCCAGATCTGTTTGCCGCCTGGACAGCTGCGGGCTGTGCGGTGGTAATGCTTGCCGTATATATGTATAACATCAGGCTGGCCCGTGCGCTTCACAGCAATGCTATGCAAGCAGTAGCCCAGGATAACCGCTCGGATGCCTTGGTCAGCATGGGTGCATTCATAGGTATTATCGGTTCACAGTTCGGGCTGCCTTGGCTGGATCCGGTAACGGCAGTGATTGTCGGGCTGCTGATCTGTAAGACAGCCATTCAGATTTTCAGCAAAGCCACGCATGATCTGACAGACGGTTTCGATGCCGGTGAGCTGGAGCTGATGAAGCAGACGGTGGCTGAAATTGAGGGCGTTGAATCGATCAAAGATATGAAAGCGAGAGTTCATGGCAACTACGTGCTGGTGGATACGACAGTGCTGGTGGATTCCAGACTGAATGTTGTGCAGAGCCATGATATCACGGAAGAAATTGAGGATCAGCTGAAGGGCCGCCATCAGGTAGCTGATGTGCTGGTACATATAGAGCCGGTATGAAGCCGGTTCTGATACAGAAGCAAGCCTGAGCAATCAGGCTTTTTTTGTGTTTACTTTTGAGCGGAAATCCACAATCATCCAATTCTTGCTTGACAGTTATATTACCTTTAAGTATATAATATCAATATGTTATTAACAAAAAGATAATAATAAAATATAAACATAAAAAATAACCTATAAGGAGCAGTTTGATGAATAAACCACCCCTAACCGATGCTCAGGGATTAACTGAAGAACAATTTTTGCAGACGTATAATTCCGGTGAGTACGAGCGTCCGTCCGTGACCGTGGATATGCTGATTTTTACTGTAATGGAACGGGAACAGGATAACTACCGCAAGCTGTCTGATAAATCGCTGCAGCTTTTGCTGATTCAGCGGGGGCAGCATCCCTACCTGGGGCAATGGGCGCTGCCCGGAGGATTCGTGTCGGTCCATGAGAGCATTGAGGAGGCTGCACGCAGGGAACTGTTCACAGAGACGAATATAGATAACATCTACATGGAGCAGCTGTATACCTGGGGAGAAGTGGAGCGTGATCCGCGAATGCGTGTCATCAGCTGCTCCTATATGGCCTTAGTTGACCGCACTACACTTAATGTTCAAGCTGGGGATGATGCAGCGGATGCAGCCTGGTTCGAGGTATCACATCAGCTAATCGAGAGCAGCCGCAGGGAATTGGAGCAGGGCTTTGAACTGGTGAAGCTGATTCGTATTACAATGCAGAACGAGAGAACAACCCTTTCAGGTGTGGTCAAACATGTGGAGACGGTTCACGGGCATGTCCGTAAAACGCATAGCCAGATTCTCGAAAGTGAAGGCTTAGCCTTTGATCACCTGCTGATGGTTCAGTACGCCATCGAACGGCTGCGGGGAAAAGTGGAGTATACGGACATTATTTTTAATCTGATGCCTCCGCTGTTTACCTTATCTGAGCTCCAGCGGGTCTATGAGATCATTCTCGGCAAAGAGCTGCTGGCAGCGGCGTTCCGCCGGAAGATTGCCGATCGTGTAACGGAGACTGAGGAATACACGAAGGATGCCGGACACCGGCCATCCAAGCTATACCGGTACAATATGAATAGGGAATAATTGTTAAGGGAGTAAAGGGGAGTAGAGTAATGGAGAAATTCACGTATTTTTACCGGAGCCATTCACCATTTTCACAGTGGTATCCGTGCAGTTTTACAGTCGATGAGATCCGCTTTAACTGTGCTGAGCAGTATATGATGTACGGTAAGGCACTATTGTTCGGGGATGAGGAGATAAGCCGGAAGATACTGCTGGCCCGGACACCGAGAGAGCAGAAGGCGCTCGGCAAGCGGGTACGGGGGTTCGAGCAAACGAAATGGGAACGCCACTGCAAAAGCATCGTCTATGAAGGAAATAAAGAAAAGTTTATTCAGAACCAGGAGCTGCTTCAGTTGTTATTAGATACCAGAGGCACAACGCTTGTGGAATCAAGTCCAACAGACCGGATCTGGGGTGTCGGATTAACCGAGAATGATCCTGCTATCCGCAGCAGAAGCACTTGGCGCGGTACAAACTGGCTGGGTGAGGTTCTGACAAAATTGCGGGATGATCTCGTTGACGGATCGTAACGCATCCTTATGAGAATGGAGTGAGAACCTATGAACACTAAGAGCAATCCAAGAAATAGAAGAGCCGCAATTGCTCAGGAGACTTTAGATTTGATTGCAAATGGCAGCTATATGAACAGCGCAGGACAGCTGGTAGATATTGCAGAATCTGTCCGGACGGCAATTGCCGGTTCGCAGCTGTACTCACCGGAGCAGCTGACAAGACTTAACGAGGACATTATTGAGCGTATCCATCATCAACCACAGCATAAGGCGGCAATTGAGGTCAGCGGTGAAACCACACTGCAGGCAGCGCAGCGGCTGGTAGAACAAGAGGGAATTAAGCACACGGTGTGTCTTAACTTTGCTTCCGCCAAGAATCCCGGCGGCGGCTTCCTTGGCGGAAGCCAGGCCCAGGAGGAGAGCTTAGCCAGAGCTTCTGCCCTCTATCCCTGTATCTCACAAATGAAAGAAATGTATGACTATAACCGTGGCCGGAAAACCTGCCTGTATTCGCATTACATGATTCATTCGCCGGACGTTCCTGTGTTCAGAGACAGGCAGGACGTCTTGCTTGCCAAACCCTTTGCGGTTTCGATGATTACTGCACCTGCAGTGAATGCGGGAGTGGTTAAGGAGCGGGAGCTCCATGAGGTACCACGGATTGCCGAAGTAATGCTGGAACGGATCCGCTATATCCTGGCAGTTGTTGCAGTGAATGGACATTCTGCCGTTGTGCTGGGAGCTTACGGTTGTGGTGTATTCCGTAATGATCCGATGGAGGTAGCCGGTTACTTCCGTCAGGTCCTGCTGGTAGAAGGCTATCAGAAACTTTTTGACACCATCGTGTTTGCTGTGCTGGACCAGTCTCCACACCAGGGGGTAATCAGCGCCTTCCGCCGGAAGCTGCTATAACGCACTAAGCATCTTTGCCTGAATGATAGATTAATTAATAAATATTTTGTACACCGCCAATATAAATAAAGCTCCCAGGACGATCCAGCCCAGTGGATGCCGGGGGTTCAAGGTCCAGCCGAGGCCTGATGATTTTGGAACAAATATGGGTTTTGAAGGATTTTTACGAAACATATCCTAAGACTCCTATCAAAAGAATAATTGGTTGGCAGAATGCCGATATCCTGAGTATTGATCAATTACAGACAAACTGCAAGATGAACTTAATGCGCGCGAGATGATCTCGCGTTTTTTTGCGTTATTACAGATGAAGGCATTGCAGTTATTTTGCTGAATATTGTCGTGTGATGTTGTTAACAGAACTTTGATTCAGAAATTTGGAAAATAAAGTATGTGTATTTTTACATAAATTTTTGGAAAAGGGCAAGGTGAGTTATGATCGATTGGAAGGAATCTTATGACATCGGTGTAGAAAAGATCGACTGCCAGCACAGACAGCTGCTTGTGAAGCTGAATGAATTTTTTGATGCATGCACCAACCAGAAGGGCAAAGAGAAGATCGAAGAAACACTGAGGTTCCTTAAGGAATATACGATTGAGCATTTTGGCAGCGAAGAGCAGCTGATGGCAGATATCGACTTTCCTGAACTTGCCGAGCACCAGAAGACACATGCTGAATTTGTACAGACCGTTCTGGAACTTGAAGAGAGTGTCAAGACCAAGGGTGTATCCGTATTGTCGACGATTAAGCTGAACCGTACGCTGACAGACTGGCTACTCAGCCACATCAGCAAATGCGATCAACTGATCGGGGATTGCATCGCCAGCAAGAATAAAGCAGTATAACTACACAAATTGAAACGAAGATGCTGAAGAGTATCTTCTTTTTTTATCCCATTTTCTGGTGTGCACAGAGACCTTGTTGATTGAAAGCACAGGCAGAATTTATACCTCGCAAATACTTTGTGCTATGATTTGAGGTAGAACGTATAGAAGAGCTTTAGGTTAAAGGAGTGGGAAGATGAAAAACCTGCGTATGCTCATTTCAGGGACTGTTATGCTGCTGGTACTGGGACTTGTTAATTTCTACATTGGCTATCATCTCTGGGTTCTGCTGGAGAATCTTCTCCCGGGTATTTCAGCAGGTGTATACTGGACGGTATTCATGGTCATTGCGTTTGCTTATATGATCGGGATGGTGCCGTGGCCGAAGGCCGTGAAACCGGCCGCCAGAATGTTTAAGGTGGTTGGCTCTTACTATTTGGCGTGTATGGAGTTCGCTGTTATTATGCTGCCTCTGACTGATCTACTCTATTGGGTGCTGGGTCTGACGGGCTTCGAACGATCCGCGTTCACTGCTGAGGCAGGGACCACGCTTCTGCTGCTGCTCGCAGTGTTCCTGCTGTGGGGTTCGCGGAACGCCTGGAGCACGATTGTGCGTACGCATCCTATCCGGATTGACAAATCCATCGGGACCAGCAGCCCGCTAACTGTCGCTGTTGCGTCGGATCTTCATTTGGGCAATATCGTCGGCAACCGTCATCTGCGCAAAATGGTGGCTGAAATCAACCGGATGAAGCCGGATATCATTCTTTTGGCTGGAGATGTGCTGGATGACAGTATTGAACCGTTTATCCGTAACGGAATGATTGAACATCTGAAGCAGCTCAAGGCCCGTCATGGCGTGTTCGCCGTTCTTGGCAACCATGAGTATTACGGAGGTTCTATCGGCCAATATACGGAGCTTATGGCTCGCAATGGCATCCGAGTGCTGCAGGATGAAGTGGTGGAAACTGCGGGTGTATATATTGTAGGCCGTAAAGACAAAACAGCGGAGTCCATGGAAGGCGGCAGATTAAGTGTACCTCTACTTCTGGAAGGTCTTGATCATACCCGTCCGGTTATTATGATGGACCACCAGCCGAATGGATTCGATATCGCCGCCAAAGCCGGAGTTGATGTTCTGTTGTCAGGTCACACCCACCGCGGGCAGATTGCACCGAATCACTGGATTACAAAACGTCTGTTTGAACTGGATTGGGGTTATCTGCTTAAGGATAAATTGCATGTGATTGTCTCCTCAGGGTATGGAACCTGGGGGCCTCCAATCCGTCTGGCCAGCCGCTCAGAGCTGATCAAGCTGGAGGTGCTGCTGGAAGGCAGCAAGAGCTACAGTGAAGAACCGCTACCAGCCCAAACAGTATTGATCTGAAGCCAGAACAACCCCCTGCACTCCTGTGAGAGAGCGGGGGGTTAACCTTGTTGAAGGAGTGGGAATTCTGAAATATATCGAGTTTGGCATCGGAAACCGCTGGTTTGTCCGTACCGAGACAGAATTAGCGGATGGAACTGAATTTGAGGTGAAAGGGGTCGCTGGTCCGATAAGGGTCCATTCCCTATACATAAGATGTTGGGTAGGAACAACAGTCTGGGTATTTAACGTCAGATCGGGCTTTAAAAAAATCCGCAAAGGCCGAAAAACATTTAAACTGCTATTTGGCGTATGCAGTTACTTGGATGAATAATCTTTGACAGCGGGTGAAGAAGCGGGTACATTGAAGTAGTTAAGGCATTAACTAATTGGAGCTGAACCGGAATGATGGAGGATTTACAGAAGCTTGTGCTGGAGCAGCCGCTCCCTACCTCGGCTTTCTTTACCCTGGTGGAGGCGACCGCGAATGTTGTAGCTATCTCGGAGAAATATTGGCAGTCGTATGGATTGAATGGAGCGAGAATCCGGATTCTGGTGGAGATCGCCCAACATGGCGGCACTATTCTGCCTTCCATACTTGCTGAGAAAATCGGTGTAACCAAAGCTAATATAAGCCTGCTGCTCTCCCCGCTGGAGAAGGAAGGTTACATCGCACGAGCAGGCCACGCCGAGGACGGCCGCAAGACGGTGATTTCGATTACCGGTGAGGGTCAATCCTTGCTGCTGGAGCATCTGCCCCATAACCGGCAAGCGGTTGCAGAGCGGATGAACAGGCTGGACGAACAGGAGCTTGTTCAGCTAATGTCGCTGCTGCATAAGCTGAACCGACCCTTATAGTAAAGAGTTAATGTACTGATGGGCGGATGTTTTTGTCAATTTAGTTAAAGGCTTAACTAAATCTATAAGAGGAGGGAATCCACCTATGCAAATAATAATTACTGGAGCAACGGGACAACTGGGAGGTTTGATTCTAGAGAATTTGCTGCAGAAGATGCCTGCCGGTCAGATTATCGCAGGTGTGCGTGACCCTGATAAAACAGCAGAACTGCGTCAACTTGGTCTTGAGACACGGATCGTGAATTACGATGTCCAGGATACACTGGATAAAGCTTTTGTCGATGTTACTAAGCTGCTGTTAATCTCAAGCCCGCACACCGATGATACGGTCTGGCTTGCCCAGCATCTGAGGGTAATTGATGCAGCGCAGAGAGCTGGCGTTGATCATATGCTCTATACCAGCTTTGCTTTTTCGCAGAAAGGAAAATCAGATAATGTCCATTCCCTTACGGAGCAGGCGATTCAGGATAGCGGGCTACGGTATACTTTTTTGCGCAACGCACTTTATATTGATTTCGTAAATGTGCTTGGTTTGAAGGAAGCGGTCAGCAGCGGCGTTCTCACAACACTTCCTGGGAATTGGCGGTTTAATGCCGTTTCGCGCAGTGATCTGGCTCTGGCAACGGCGGCTATTCTTGCACACAGCGGACCGGAAAATCAAAGCTATGAGTTAACCGCTTCACAGACCTGGACCTTTGATAATCTTGCCAAAGCTCTGAGCGGGCTGGCAGGTAAACCTGTAATCCACCGGGAGGATCCAGAAATACAGCATTGGATCTATAACTTCCTGTCTACGATAGACACTGTTTCGACCACTACTGATCTGGAGAGATGGATGGGGCGGGAAGTTACCCCGCTTAAAGAAAGTATCTTGCCGTTTATTAGACCACAGGAGAAGCGGACGTTATTGGATTAAGGGCTTAATTAACACTATTTTGTCCGGCGGTCTTTTCTCACCAGTATCTTTACACTCAGTTGTCATCCGGTAGCAATGTTGCTACGATAGAGGACAGCAATATTTGGATTATGGGAGTGATACTGATGAAAAAGATACTGGTCGCCGATGATGATGTCCATATCCGTACGCTGCTCAGGCATGTACTGACGAGAGAGGGCTATCTTACGGTAGAAGCAGGAGACGGGCAGGAAGCCGCTAAACTGATGAAGGAGAGCACGGTGGATCTGGCGGTTGTGGATGTAATGATGCCACAAATGGACGGGCTGGAGCTTTGCCAATACATACGGGAGACCTATGACATACCGGTTATTCTGTTAACCGCGCGTCAGCAGCTCAGTGACAAGGAGCAGGGCTATTTGAGCGGGACAGATGATTATGTGACCAAGCCGTTTGAGCCTGAAGAGCTGCTGTTTCGGATCAAAGCGCTGTTCCGCCGGTACTCTGTAGCTTCGGATGACAAAATCCGCCTCAATTCCCTCGTGATTGACCGTAAAAATTATGAAATCAGCGACGGAAATGATGTATTGCTGCTGCCGGTCAAAGAGTTCGAGCTGCTGGCTCAGCTGGCACAATATCCGGGACGCCTGTTCTCGCGCAGCGAGCTGATCGAGCTGATCTGGGGAGCGGATTACGAAGGGGATGAGCGCACAGTAGATGTGCACATTAAACGGCTTCGTCAACGGTTCGTCGATTATCAAGATAATTTTATTATCCGGACCGTGCGCGGGATCGGCTATAAAGTGGAAATGGTGAACACATGAAATCACTATATGTTAGAATGTGCCTGCTGTTTTGCTCCATGATCGTCATGAGCAGCTTTCTCGGCTTTCTTGTCTCCAATCTGTATTATCAGGCCAAAATCAAACCGCAAAACGATGCCAAGCTGACGAAAATGGCTATCGGCCTGCAGGGTTTCATTCAGGATCATCCCGATGGAGCGGGGGAATATCTGCTGAGCACAGCCTCACTTGGCTATAAAATGTATCTGTCCAACGGTCAAGGTGATGAACGTTTTTATGGCCTGCCTTTCCGCAAAAATGATCTGCCGGAGGAGAAGCTGCAGCTGGTACTGCAAGGGAATATCTACCATGGGGTGGCGGAATTTCCGAGCAAGGCGTTTATTACCGGTTTTTTTGATAACCAGCTAAGCAATACGATTGGGGTTCCGGTGCAGATGGACGGACATACGTACGCCCTGTTTATGCGTCCTGATGCTGAAGTGCAGTTCGGTGAGCTGCGGATCTTTTTTGCTGTGCTGCTTGGTGTCAGTGTTTTGTTCAGCTTATGGTTTGTTGTAGTTGCCGTGCTGCATGTGGTCAAACCGATCACCCGGCTTACTGCGGCTACGCAGCGCATATCGAGCGGCAGATATGATATCCGGCTGAATACGAGACGCCGGGATGAAATCGGACAGCTGGCCTCTCACTTCATGATCATGAGCCGGGAGCTGGAGCGGACCAACCGGGCTCGGCAGGAGTTTGTTGCCAATGTCTCCCATGAGATCGAATCGCCGCTGACCTCCATTCAGGGCTTCGCCCATGCCCTAAAGAATCAAGAGCTGCCGGAGGGCCAGCGGCTGGAATATCTCTCGATTATCGATCAGGAGAGCCGCCGGCTGTCGATGCTCAGCAAGCAGCTGCTGACGTTGTCTACCCTGGATTATGATGAGAATGCGCTGCATAAGCAAAAGGTGGACCTGCGGGCACAGCTGCGCCAGGTAGTGCAGATTATGGAATGGCGGCTGACAGAGAAGGAGTTGGCTGTACGGCTGCATGTTGAGGATATTACACTGTATGCCGATTTAAATCTGCTCTATCAGGTGTGGATGAATCTCGTATCCAATGCGGTCAAATATACCCCGCCAGGCGGTACGATTACTCTGTCAGCAGCAGCTGCGAATGGAATCTGCACGGTCAAGGTTGCTGACACCGGAGAAGGTATTTCCGCCGCAGAGCTGCCGATGATTTTTGACCGGTTCTATAAAGTCGACCGCGCACGTACCCGTGATAGCAACAGCAGCGGACTTGGCCTTTCGATTGCCCAAAAGATTGTAGAGGCCCATAATGGAACGATTGAAGTCTCCAGTACGGAGGGAGAAGGCGCGACCTTTATTGTTACGCTGCCGCATTTGTAATTGTTTATTCATACTCCGTTCATTTTCGCCCTCTACACTGTGTCCATACAGAGATGAGGGAGTGGTAATATGTTTTTGGCTTTAAGGGAAATGAGGCACTCCAAGGCAAGGTACAGTCTCATAATGGTGATCATGCTGCTGGTTTCTTTTCTGGTACTGTTCGTAACCGGGCTGGCCCGCGGACTTGCCTATGCCAATATTTCCGCAGTAGAGAATATGCCGGCGAACTATTTCGCTGTTCAAGCCGATGCCGATCATGCATTTAGACGTTCCCAGTTAAGTGACAAAGAGATTGCAGCAGCACAGTCTGTTGTCGGCACAGCTAACGCCACCACACTAGCAGTACAGACAACCACGATAACGGCAGATGATGCTGATGTTAAAGCGGATACCACCCTTTTCGCAGTGGATATGACAGGGATGCTCGCTCCTAAGGTGGTGCAGGGTGATCCCATTGCGAATGCTTCACAAGGAAGTGCGGTCGTAGATTCTAAGCTGGAGCAGTCCGGTGTGGCGATCGGCAGCACGATCCGTGATCAGGCTTCGGGCATGAGCTGGAAGGTTGCCGGTTTTGTAAAAGACAGCTCATACAGTCACACGCCTGTCGTCTATATTACACAAGCGGATTGGCAGACGATGAAGGGCGGAGCTGCACAGAATGGTGCCGGGGAGCAAGCGGCTCCTTACAATGTAATTGCACTGAAGGCTTCTTCCGCGCAGGCTGCTGAAATCACCGGTAAATTAAATAATGTCGAGACCATTACGCAAAAGCAGGCAATTGCCAGCATTCCCGGCTATTCCGCGGAGCAGAATTCCCTGCTCATGATGATTGTGTTCCTGTTCGTAATCGCAGCATTTGTGCTGGCTGTTTTCTTTTATGTGATTACGATCCAGAAAACGAGCCAGTTCGGCATCCTGAAAGCAATGGGTACCAAGATGTCTTATCTGGCCTGGAGTGTCGTTGGTCAAGTGATGATTCTGTCCGTGGGGAGTCTGGCGATCAGCCTGCTGCTGACCTTCGGGATGACAATGAGCCTGCCGGATACGATGCCGTTTCAGCTTGAAGGCTCGACGATGATTCTGACCAGCGTGCTGTTTATTGGGATGTCACTGCTTGGATCCCTGATTTCTGTTGCTAGAGTAGCGAAGGTAGATGCCTTAGAGGCGATTGGGAGGGCTGGAGCATGAGTGCTATGTTGATGATGAAGCAGGTGACCAAAACCTATGGGGATGGCGGCCAAACGATGTCTGTTCTTCATAACCTCGATCTTACGGTGAATGAAGGGGAGTTCGTCGCAGTGCTGGGCCCTTCCGGATCCGGCAAAAGCACCTTTCTCTCTGCCGCGGGAGCGCTCCTGACCCCTACCAGCGGTGAGATTTACATCGATGGGGAACCGCTCAGCAATAAGGATAAACGTGAGCTGACTGAACTCCGCTTGCAAAAGATCGGCTTCATGTTTCAAAGCGCACAGCTGCTTCCCTACCTGAAGGTGGAGGAACAGCTGCTATACGTGGCCAAGCTGGCAAAGCTGGGGACTAAGGAGGCTAAAGTGCGTGCCGCCTATTTATTGAAACGGCTCGAAATATGGGATCGCCGGAATCATTATCCCGAGCAGCTGTCCGGGGGAGAGAAGCAGCGTGTGGCGATTGCCAGAGCCTGGATGAACAAGCCGGCAATACTGTTCGCGGACGAGCCGACAGCGAGCCTGGACTTCCAGCGCGGAAAGGAGGTCGTGCGGATGATAGCTGAGGAGGTCAAAAGCGAAGGGAAAGCCGCAGTAATGGTCACCCACGATGAACGGATGCTGGAATGGTGCGGCCGCGTACTACATCTGAAGGACGGAATCTTGGTCGAGCATCAATAGTTAAGAGCGTTAGCCTGATCCCTGATAAGAAGGGGTCAGGCTTTTTGGGCGGTCAGCAGCTTCTCCATTAAGACACTCACAGCCATCGAGACGGAATGTTCCTTGCGGCGGATGATTAAAAAGTCCCTCTCCGGCAGCTTCTGCCGGATCCGCAGTTCTGTAATTTCTCCGCCAGCCAGCTCCTTGCGCACAATCCAGCGCGACATCAGGGCGATGCCAAGACCGGCGGCAACAGCTTCCTTGACGCTCTGGCTGCTGTTAAACACATAAGCGCGTTTGATTGCGAGACTGCCCTCCAGCAAAAAATGATCGCTATAGGCACGGGTCCCGGAGCCGGGTTCACGCAGCACCCAAATCTGATTCTGCAGCAGGTCATCATCGGTGGTGAGCACTCCGGCCAGCGGATGACCGGAAGCAGCGACGATGATCATCTCATCCTTCATATAAGGAATAA encodes:
- a CDS encoding metallophosphoesterase is translated as MKNLRMLISGTVMLLVLGLVNFYIGYHLWVLLENLLPGISAGVYWTVFMVIAFAYMIGMVPWPKAVKPAARMFKVVGSYYLACMEFAVIMLPLTDLLYWVLGLTGFERSAFTAEAGTTLLLLLAVFLLWGSRNAWSTIVRTHPIRIDKSIGTSSPLTVAVASDLHLGNIVGNRHLRKMVAEINRMKPDIILLAGDVLDDSIEPFIRNGMIEHLKQLKARHGVFAVLGNHEYYGGSIGQYTELMARNGIRVLQDEVVETAGVYIVGRKDKTAESMEGGRLSVPLLLEGLDHTRPVIMMDHQPNGFDIAAKAGVDVLLSGHTHRGQIAPNHWITKRLFELDWGYLLKDKLHVIVSSGYGTWGPPIRLASRSELIKLEVLLEGSKSYSEEPLPAQTVLI
- a CDS encoding DUF3977 family protein, yielding MKYIEFGIGNRWFVRTETELADGTEFEVKGVAGPIRVHSLYIRCWVGTTVWVFNVRSGFKKIRKGRKTFKLLFGVCSYLDE
- a CDS encoding MarR family winged helix-turn-helix transcriptional regulator, with translation MMEDLQKLVLEQPLPTSAFFTLVEATANVVAISEKYWQSYGLNGARIRILVEIAQHGGTILPSILAEKIGVTKANISLLLSPLEKEGYIARAGHAEDGRKTVISITGEGQSLLLEHLPHNRQAVAERMNRLDEQELVQLMSLLHKLNRPL
- a CDS encoding NAD(P)H-binding protein — protein: MQIIITGATGQLGGLILENLLQKMPAGQIIAGVRDPDKTAELRQLGLETRIVNYDVQDTLDKAFVDVTKLLLISSPHTDDTVWLAQHLRVIDAAQRAGVDHMLYTSFAFSQKGKSDNVHSLTEQAIQDSGLRYTFLRNALYIDFVNVLGLKEAVSSGVLTTLPGNWRFNAVSRSDLALATAAILAHSGPENQSYELTASQTWTFDNLAKALSGLAGKPVIHREDPEIQHWIYNFLSTIDTVSTTTDLERWMGREVTPLKESILPFIRPQEKRTLLD
- a CDS encoding response regulator transcription factor, coding for MKKILVADDDVHIRTLLRHVLTREGYLTVEAGDGQEAAKLMKESTVDLAVVDVMMPQMDGLELCQYIRETYDIPVILLTARQQLSDKEQGYLSGTDDYVTKPFEPEELLFRIKALFRRYSVASDDKIRLNSLVIDRKNYEISDGNDVLLLPVKEFELLAQLAQYPGRLFSRSELIELIWGADYEGDERTVDVHIKRLRQRFVDYQDNFIIRTVRGIGYKVEMVNT
- a CDS encoding sensor histidine kinase; this encodes MKSLYVRMCLLFCSMIVMSSFLGFLVSNLYYQAKIKPQNDAKLTKMAIGLQGFIQDHPDGAGEYLLSTASLGYKMYLSNGQGDERFYGLPFRKNDLPEEKLQLVLQGNIYHGVAEFPSKAFITGFFDNQLSNTIGVPVQMDGHTYALFMRPDAEVQFGELRIFFAVLLGVSVLFSLWFVVVAVLHVVKPITRLTAATQRISSGRYDIRLNTRRRDEIGQLASHFMIMSRELERTNRARQEFVANVSHEIESPLTSIQGFAHALKNQELPEGQRLEYLSIIDQESRRLSMLSKQLLTLSTLDYDENALHKQKVDLRAQLRQVVQIMEWRLTEKELAVRLHVEDITLYADLNLLYQVWMNLVSNAVKYTPPGGTITLSAAAANGICTVKVADTGEGISAAELPMIFDRFYKVDRARTRDSNSSGLGLSIAQKIVEAHNGTIEVSSTEGEGATFIVTLPHL
- a CDS encoding ABC transporter permease gives rise to the protein MVIMLLVSFLVLFVTGLARGLAYANISAVENMPANYFAVQADADHAFRRSQLSDKEIAAAQSVVGTANATTLAVQTTTITADDADVKADTTLFAVDMTGMLAPKVVQGDPIANASQGSAVVDSKLEQSGVAIGSTIRDQASGMSWKVAGFVKDSSYSHTPVVYITQADWQTMKGGAAQNGAGEQAAPYNVIALKASSAQAAEITGKLNNVETITQKQAIASIPGYSAEQNSLLMMIVFLFVIAAFVLAVFFYVITIQKTSQFGILKAMGTKMSYLAWSVVGQVMILSVGSLAISLLLTFGMTMSLPDTMPFQLEGSTMILTSVLFIGMSLLGSLISVARVAKVDALEAIGRAGA